A single Megachile rotundata isolate GNS110a chromosome 9, iyMegRotu1, whole genome shotgun sequence DNA region contains:
- the LOC100883255 gene encoding bromodomain adjacent to zinc finger domain protein 2B isoform X15, with the protein MEKENSASGGGGGGGGGGGGGEAAATATPGATSASEKLQADQANPLLDPTALFGAYWPRGDSAASSLFGGMPSGYGLGAHHLPSAYAILGRGGSAPGFGGHTPASAPPPPPYSHSSLGTLSVAASQAASLGINPASAAWWTMASHLAAQDYLARLQGAASLSGFPPGAESLLPPYPASLLNPPSLSSHKSSKSKFCYGKPKAKSSKSHKTTAASSGSSTTPSMTSSSLPVSTQAPPVTSSHHSTSVSSTQNSQTNVVSSAKEGSDPSSILGGVRLPPDTEIIKYTSSIVGPKVPGTTNRGRKKTISLDTPSVSVHPPPSVPALSAHQTNTTTTSLMMEPRKYNRAATESNDYREPVDRVEVIKLPAHSTNGSVLPAPTSYTTTTNANNTSDSDAPLNLSLKPSTTSGSSPISGSQPLSQLSNLSQSLLASDRTSRRKPGPKPRRVPQNSVPVPASPSPSLAQLFAAADSPQRPSSGSEESESASTTHHKDGRPRNLGRGVSKPKKNTVASLLAQSRALGIKPTPTLDPSVPLSHQVSLLRSNILAAQLHATATGQGDDKNQRSLQEKMKNKLLEASGEESNMDVTSESGSNTDVVTDTDDDNVDGVSSAKRRKVKPSERDLQVPLERGWKRETVIKGLGKSGVIKGDVSYYSPCGKTFRSSPDLAKFLEQQNPPELTTANFSFSSRPLVGEFLQPTMGLAEAEFVRLGAQEVARRLEELRAAGGFRDARTNNQYEREKLAYAKKLAKEEAQRHKEQARLIKEQEKSERQEAVRREREIRNQQLLEERELKRQQAVMMKEQERERRRQHMTLVRALENRRKMEEREKKRIEARAERIATKEKRAEQRKMEMELIEQIRKPVEDMELTDHRPLPEIKRIPGLKLSGQAFADIVMVFEFLHNFGETLGFDMDSLPSLKSLQLALLNDEEAEEEMLSVMTHLLVCAIEDPGIPQPARHTTGLGQSLRQADITHANISEVLRIYLYANATGEVKALTGVCLERERDKKFADHHQNGGDYASTCSGKNAQFYEHLHNNETWRMSERLRDKPFLALNPTHKAQMLAFLCNELLQNKAVIRQIEGSLETVAQLRKERFVLDTKIRKLRQLHSRKVRMEAVGVIVNKTGDTITIEKKEVDEEGNTTSTAVGTTPTPDEIHHEDEVEDMSENESEGTQPEEEEDKNLSGEELGKKLDKLLKQSEEQLQKLNSSSKQLRAHIFGQDRYWRRYWELACAGGIFVEAMESAEPEILELQAELDEKYKNMPVEDTKSEANQEESKSNAENRENEAPNDVKEEKKFNSNEQEEDVKPLLDKTKSEVEDVNCKKEPVQNCGSENSTNVKEEKKVDVDGSMTDAKTNVTSEEIKQETEVVNMDVDTKEETKKEHEEMDEEMKPNVKMEDKIVETIPNGDKFNHVNNLHNGKELNGTFISNNSNEFNWFSILPRETCDTPGPSTKQIFGIAEPTELRIPVFPPPASPNYDRCDSPAPLILTQDEAAQLEYLKVHGLPPPGEAKPVPKDLRYGWWRIQDVDTFQELLEHLHSRGVREKELKRTTWATMESFLAVTGRINVDPGNLTATELKSTPDDPDTPIPQPDNPENWSEQVALRVDAQLLEQVEALEDKVANASMQVKGWKLPPRAGTEEAEEIEKLNEMEKVSAVEQARQRLLSLEAAIERRYLKPPLGVCTGDPNLAALKAEQAAAANANSSNSDQSNQTPVPPEETTPRGLNNWREATARAHTSAQLAMALYMLEASIAWDKSIMKAVSLTPARNSVCVKLRNRCVSLKATTQYKQLLTTSQASNCQFCHSGDNEDKLLLCDGCDRGYHTYCFRPKMENIPDGDWYCHECMNKATGERNCLVCGKRVGKNLVLCELCPRAYHTDCHNPVMPKIPRGKWYCSNCHSKQPKKRNSSRRSHTKGGGTRESESSDHPPASPTPSTASNTHVEDVSSSEPATPTASPRKEGNNRTLTKKQQRELAPCKVLLEQLEQQDEAWPFLLPVNTKQFPTYKKIIKTPMDLSTIKKKLQDSVYKSRDEFCADVRQMFINCEVFNEDDSPVGKAGHGMRSFFEMRWTEITGAPPPHPQTHS; encoded by the exons CATATTGGCCTCGGGGCGACAGCGCAGCTTCGTCGCTATTCGGTGGAATGCCGAGTGGATATGGGTTGGGGGCCCATCATTTGCCATCGGCTTACGCCATCCTGGGCCGTGGAGGATCCGCTCCTGGTTTCGGGGGCCATACACCGGCGTCTGCTCCACCGCCACCCCCGTACTCCCATAGCAGCCTTGGCACTCTGAGCGTGGCTGCCAGTCAAGCTGCGAGTTTAG GCATCAACCCTGCCAGCGCAGCATGGTGGACGATGGCCTCGCATTTGGCAGCACAGGACTATCTCGCGAGGCTACAAGGGGCTGCAAGTCTTTCCGGATTCCCGCCTGGTGCCGAGAGCCTGCTGCCACCTTATCCTGCCTCTCTACTTAATCCCCCGTCCCTTTCGTCTCACAAGTCCAGTAAGT CCAAATTCTGTTACGGAAAACCAAAAGCTAAGTCAAGCAAGAGTCACAAGACGACGGCAGCCAGCAGCGGCAGCTCGACGACGCCGAGCATGACAAGCAGCAGTTTGCCGGTGTCGACTCAAGCACCGCCGGTCACGTCCTCTCATCACAGTACCTCGGTCAGCAGCACGCAAAATTCGCAAACGAACGTCGTCAG TTCTGCGAAAGAGGGCAG CGATCCCAGCAGTATATTAGGAGGTGTGCGACTGCCTCCCGACACGGAGATCATCAAGTACACTTCGAGTATAGTCGGTCCAAAGGTTCCTGGGACAACGAACCGCGGAAGGAAGAAGACCATATCCTTAGACACGCCGAGTGTCAGTGTACATCCACCACCTAGTGTACCTGCTCTCTCTGCTCATCAGACGAACACCACCACGACGTCGTTGATGATGGAACCCAGGAAATACAATCGCGCGGCG ACCGAGTCGAACGACTACAGGGAGCCAGTGGATCGTGTAGAAGTGATCAAATTGCCAGCGCATTCTACCAACGGTTCCGTTCTACCGGCACCTACGTCCTACACAACCACCACGAATGCTAACAACACGAGCGACTCGGATGCTCCGTTGAATCTCTCCCTGAAGCCCTCGACGACGAGCGGTAGCTCGCCCATTTCTGGTAGTCAACCGCTCAGTCAGCTCAGTAATTTAAGCCAGTCGTTACTTGCCTCTGACAGAACGT CGAGACGAAAGCCCGGGCCGAAGCCGCGAAGAGTGCCCCAGAACTCGGTGCCGGTGCCAGCCTCGCCGAGTCCATCGTTGGCGCAGTTATTCGCCGCAGCGGATTCGCCACAACGGCCAAGTAGCGGAAGCGAGGAAAGCGAGAGTGCTAGCACGACCCATCACAAAGATGGTCGACCGAGGAACCTGGGACGTGGCGTGTCCAAACCGAAGAAGAACACCGTCGCCTCGTTGCTGGCTCAAAGCAGAGCCCTGGGGATTAAACCTACGCCCACCTTGGACCCTAGCGTGCCATTGTCTCACCAGGTCTCGCTATTGAGGTCGAACATTCTGGCTGCACAGCTGCACGCCACCGCCACGGGTCAAGGTGACGATAAAAATCAG CGGTCTTTGCAGGAGAAGATGAAGAACAAACTGCTGGAGGCGTCCGGCGAGGAAAGCAACATGGACGTGACCAGCGAAAGCGGAAGTAACACGGATGTTGTGACGGACACCGACGACGACAACGTGGACGGGGTATCCAGCGCGAAGAGGAGAAAGGTGAAGCCCAGCGAGAGGGATCTACAGGTTCCTCTGGAACGTGGCTGGAAACGGGAGACTGTCATCAAGGGATTAGGGAAGTCGGGAGTGATAAAGGGTGACGTGTCTTATTACAGCCCTTGCGGAAAGACGTTCAGGAGCAGTCCGGATTTGGCGAAG TTCTTGGAGCAACAGAATCCACCCGAGCTGACTACCGCGAACTTTTCCTTCTCGTCTCGTCCTCTGGTGGGCGAGTTCCTGCAGCCGACAATGGGCTTAGCGGAGGCGGAATTCGTTAGGTTGGGTGCACAGGAAGTGGCGAGAAGATTGGAGGAGCTGAGAGCCGCGGGTGGTTTCAGGGACGCGAGAACAAACAATCAGTATGAAAGGGAGAAGCTCGCGTACGCGAAGAAACTCGCGAAGGAAGAAGCACAGCGACACAAGGAACAGGCTAG GCTGATCAAGGAACAGGAAAAATCGGAGAGACAGGAAGCAGTGAGACGAGAACGAGAAATTCGAAATCAGCAGTTGCTCGAG GAACGAGAACTGAAGCGACAGCAAGCAGTCATGATGAAGGAACAG GAGAGGGAGAGAAGGAGACAACATATGACGTTGGTACGTGCTCTCGAAAATCGTCGGAAGATGGAGGAAAGGGAGAAGAAGCGGATAGAGGCGAGGGCTGAAAGAATCGCGACGAAAGAGAAACGCGCTGAACAGAGGAAGATGGAGATGGAACTCATTGAACAGATCAGGAAACCCGTCGAAGATATGGAATTAACAG ATCATAGACCACTGCCAGAAATTAAACGAATACCCGGTCTCAAGTTGTCGGGTCAAGCATTCGCGGACATTGTTATGGTGTTCGAGTTTCTGCATAATTTTGGAGAGACTTTAGGCTTTG ACATGGACTCCCTCCCGAGTCTAAAGAGTCTCCAGCTAGCCCTGCTCAACGACGAGGAAGCGGAAGAAGAAATGTTATCAGTGATGACGCACCTACTGGTATGCGCCATCGAGGACCCAGGAATTCCACAACCCGCTAGACACACCACAGGATTAGGCCAAAGCCTACGACAAGCTGACATAACGCACGCAAACATCAGCGAGGTGCTACGAATCTATTTGTACGCGAATGCCACCGGTGAGGTGAAAGCGTTGACCGGGGTCTGTCTGGAACGAGAACGCGACAAGAAGTTCGCCGATCATCATCAGAACGGTGGAGATTACGCTTCGACCTGTTCAGGAAAGAACGCTCAGTTCTATGAACATCTGCACAACAACGAAACCTGGAGGATGTCTGAAAGATTGAGGGACAAGCCGTTCTTGGCTCTGAATCCAACGCACAAGGCGCAGATGCTCGCGTTCCTCTGCAACGAGCTGTTGCAGAACAAGGCTGTGATCAGACAGATCGAAGGGAGCTTGGAGACGGTGGCACAACTTAGGAAGGAGAGATTCGTTTTGGATACTAAGATCAGAAA GCTGAGACAATTGCATAGTAGAAAGGTGCGTATGGAAGCAGTcggtgtgatcgtgaacaaGACCGGAGACACCATTACCATCGAGAAGAAGGAAGTCGACGAGGAAGGTAACACCACATCGACGGCAGTGGGAACAACGCCTACTCCTGATGAGATCCATCACGAGGACGAGGTTGAGGACATGTCTGAGAACGAGAGCGAAGGAACTCAGCCTGAAGAG GAGGAAGACAAGAATCTGTCCGGCGAAGAGCTTGGCAAAAAATTGGACAAACTATTGAAGCAATCAGAGGAGCAGCTGCAGAAACTGAACAGCTCCTCGAAGCAACTGCGAGCGCACATATTTGGCCAGGACAGGTACTGGAGAAGGTACTGGGAGTTGGCCTGCGCTGGTGGTATCTTCGTGGAGGCTATGGAGAGCGCCGAACCGGAAATCCTAGAGCTCCAGGCTGAGCTAGATGAAAAGTACAAAAACATGCCGGTGGAAGATACGAAGTCGGAGGCGAATCAAGAGGAGAGCAAGTCGAATGCTGAGAATCGAGAGAACGAGGCTCCGAACGATGTTAAAGAGGAGAAGAAATTTAACTCGAACGAACAAGAAGAGGACGTGAAGCCTTTGTTGGATAAAACGAAATCTGAAGTGGAGGATGTGAACTGCAAGAAGGAACCTGTGCAAAATTGTGGCTCGGAGAATTCGACGAACGTGAAGGAGGAGAAGAAGGTTGATGTGGATGGTTCGATGACGGACGCTAAGACGAACGTCACTTCAGAAGAAATTAAACAGGAGACAGAGGTTGTGAACATGGATGTGGACACGAAGGAGGAGACGAAGAAAGAGCACGAAGAGATGGACGAAGAGATGAAGCCTAATGTGAAGATGGAAGATAAAATCGTTGAGACGATTCCGAATGGCGACAAGTTCAATCACGTTAACAATCTTCATAATGGAAAGGAACTGAACGGCACATTTATTTCTA ATAACAGCAACGAGTTCAACTGGTTTTCGATTCTACCGCGAGAAACCTGCGACACTCCAGGACCGAGTACCAAACAGATATTTGGAATAGCTGAACCCACCGAGCTGAGAATACCAGTGTTCCCTCCACCGGCTAGTCCAAATTACGACAGATGCGATAGTCCAGCACCTTTGATCCTGACCCAAGACGAAGCAGCGCAGCTGGAGTATCTGAAAGTACACGGTCTACCTCCTCCGGGAGAGGCTAAACCAGTACCAAAGG ATCTGCGATACGGTTGGTGGAGAATACAAGACGTCGACACGTTTCAAGAACTGTTGGAACACCTTCATTCCCGCGGTGTTCGCGAGAAGGAATTAAAACGTACAACCTGGGCGACCATGGAGTCCTTCCTGGCCGTCACAGGTAGAATCAACGTGGACCCCGGCAACTTAACTGCCACGGAACTGAAATCTACACCTGACGATCCCGATACACCGATCCCGCAACCGGATAATCCTGAGAACTGGAGCGAGCAAGTCGCCTTACGCGTGGATGCGCAACTTTTGGAACAGGTCGAGGCTCTCGAGGACAAGGTCGCCAATGCCAGCATGCAGGTCAAAGGCTGGAAGCTACCTCCACGGGCGGGCACCGAGGAGGCtgaagaaattgagaaactgaacgAGATGGAGAAAGTGAGCGCTGTCGAACAGGCGCGACAAAGGTTACTGTCTTTGGAAGCTGCGATAGAGAGGAGATACTTGAAACCACCGTTAGGCGTTTG TACGGGCGATCCGAATTTGGCAGCCCTAAAGGCTGAACAGGCGGCGGCTGCAAACGCAAACTCGAGTAATTCGGATCAGAGCAATCAGACACCGGTGCCGCCGGAGGAAACGACTCCAAGAGGTCTGAACAACTGGCGAGAAGCAACAGCACGAGCTCACACATCGGCTCAGCTCGCCATGGCACTGTACATGCTGGAGGCCAGCATCGCCTGGGACAAGAGCATCATGAAGGCTGTGAGTCTAACACCAGCTAGAAACTCGGTCTGCGTCAAGCTACGAAACCGCTGCGTCTCACTCAAAGCTACCACTCAGTACAAACAGCTATTGACTACTTCTCAGGCCTCT AACTGTCAGTTCTGTCACAGTGGAGATAACGAAGACAAGCTGCTACTGTGTGATGGTTGTGATCGCGGCTATCATACTTACTGTTTCCGTCCAAAAATGGAAAACATTCCTGATGGTGACTG GTATTGTCACGAGTGCATGAACAAAGCAACAGGGGAACGAAATTGCTTGGTATGCGGAAAAAGAGTTGGTAAAAACTTAGTGCTATGTGAACTCTGTCCACGGGCTTATCATACCGACTGCCATAATCCTGTTATGCCAAAA ATACCAAGGGGAAAATGGTATTGTTCTAATTGCCACAGTAAACAACCAAAGAAGAGAAATAGTAGTCGAAGGAGTCATACCAAAGGAGGAGGCACCAGAGAAAGTGAAAGTTCTGATCATCCACCAGCTAG TCCAACGCCGTCAACGGCATCGAACACGCACGTAGAGGACGTCAGTTCGTCGGAACCGGCAACGCCTACCGCCTCGCCGAGGAAGGAGGGCAACAATAGGACGCTCACGAAGAAACAACAACGAGAGCTGGCTCCTTGTAAGGTGCTACTCGAACAGTTGGAGCAACAGGACGAGGCCTGGCCGTTCCTTTTGCCGGTGAACACCAAACAGTTTCCGACCtacaagaaaattattaaaacaccCATGGATCTCAGTACGATCAAGAAGAAATTGCAGGACTCCGT GTACAAGTCTCGCGATGAGTTTTGCGCCGATGTCAGACAGATGTTCATCAACTGCGAGGTATTCAACGAGGACGACAGTCCCGTGGGGAAGGCTGGACACGGGATGCGCAGTTTCTTCGAAATGCGTTGGACCGAGATTACAGGCGCGCCACCCCCACATCCGCAAACGCATAGCTGA